In the genome of Tursiops truncatus isolate mTurTru1 chromosome 21, mTurTru1.mat.Y, whole genome shotgun sequence, one region contains:
- the TCIM gene encoding transcriptional and immune response regulator, with translation MKAKASHPARSMSTSLRVSPSIHGYHFDTASRKKAVGNIFENIDQEALQRLFKNSGDKKAEERAKIILAIDQDLEEKTRALMALKKRTKDKLFQFLKLRKYSIKVH, from the coding sequence ATGAAAGCCAAGGCAAGCCACCCGGCCAGAAGCATGTCCACCTCATTGCGAGTAAGCCCGTCCATCCACGGCTACCACTTCGATACAGCCTCACGTAAGAAAGCCGTGGGCAACATCTTTGAAAACATAGACCAAGAAGCATTACAGAGGCTCTTCAAAAACTCTGGGGACaagaaagcagaggagagagCTAAGATCATTTTGGCCATAGATCAAGATTTGGAGGAGAAAACACGAGCCCTGATGGCTCTGAAGAAGAGGACGAAAGACAAGCTTTTCCAATTTCTGAAACTGCGGAAATATTCCATCAAAGTTCACTGA